One genomic window of uncultured delta proteobacterium includes the following:
- the acoB gene encoding Acetoin:2,6-dichlorophenolindophenol oxidoreductase subunit beta — MKNITFSQATLEAMDEEMSRDSSVFVMGEDIARQGGIFGQFKGLPQKFGFDRVKDTPISETAIMGAAVGAALAGMRPVADMHFADFVGVCMDEIFNQMAKVHYMFGGQKTVPMVLRAPDGLINCAAAQHSQSVEAWFGHIPGVKVVIPSNPADAKGLLKAAIRDENPVIYFEHKALFAQKGDVPEGEHLVEIGKARIEREGSDLTIVSWSAMMGNAIKAADKLASDGIKAEVIDLRTISPYDKDAILKSVAKTGRLCIAHEAVKQGGFGAELAAMVAEEGLDYLDAPIVRVGAPFTPVPFARPLEAAYRPTADKIYDAVKKIL, encoded by the coding sequence ATGAAAAACATTACTTTTTCTCAAGCCACGCTCGAAGCCATGGACGAGGAGATGTCCCGCGATTCTTCCGTGTTCGTCATGGGTGAAGACATTGCCCGGCAGGGCGGCATTTTCGGCCAGTTCAAAGGGTTGCCGCAGAAATTCGGTTTCGACCGGGTGAAGGACACCCCTATTTCCGAAACCGCCATCATGGGCGCGGCCGTGGGCGCGGCGCTCGCGGGCATGCGCCCCGTGGCGGATATGCACTTCGCGGACTTTGTCGGCGTGTGCATGGACGAAATATTCAACCAGATGGCCAAGGTCCACTACATGTTCGGCGGCCAGAAGACCGTGCCCATGGTGCTCCGCGCCCCGGACGGCCTTATCAACTGCGCCGCCGCCCAGCACTCCCAGTCCGTGGAAGCCTGGTTCGGCCACATCCCGGGCGTCAAGGTGGTCATCCCTTCCAACCCGGCGGACGCCAAGGGCCTGCTGAAAGCCGCCATCCGCGACGAGAACCCGGTCATCTATTTTGAACATAAAGCCCTCTTCGCCCAGAAAGGCGACGTGCCCGAAGGCGAACACCTGGTGGAAATCGGCAAGGCCCGCATCGAACGCGAAGGAAGCGACCTCACCATCGTCTCCTGGTCCGCCATGATGGGCAACGCGATCAAGGCGGCGGACAAGCTGGCTTCCGACGGCATCAAGGCCGAGGTCATCGATCTGCGCACCATTTCCCCGTACGACAAGGACGCCATCCTGAAATCCGTCGCCAAGACCGGGCGGCTGTGCATCGCGCACGAAGCGGTCAAGCAGGGCGGGTTCGGCGCGGAGCTCGCGGCCATGGTGGCCGAGGAAGGGCTGGATTACCTGGACGCGCCCATCGTGCGCGTCGGCGCGCCCTTCACCCCGGTGCCCTTCGCCCGCCCGCTGGAAGCCGCGTACAGACCCACGGCCGACAAGATTTACGACGCCGTTAAAAAGATTCTCTAA
- a CDS encoding Catalytic domain of component of various dehydrogenase complexes: MAFTITMPKLGLTMNSGSVAEWKKQIGDPVKKGEILYVVATDKLTVDVESPADGVLLAITIKDGQEVPVGDPIGAIGEPGEKVEGASAPAPAAAAAPAAAPTATAAPAAQAPAARTGHIPSSPKAKKIAREKGIDLATVAPTGPNGWIVAKDVLGAPSFAAPKASPVAAKMAAEAGIALASVDASGSRIMKADVAAATAPAAAAPAGGTRRVPMTQMRRVIGDRMLASTNSIPSVHYFVDVDMTALNAMRGNCNARLGKKEGAVKVSVNDILMKFCAKLLLDCPLLNGSVEADAFIMHDYVNVGFAVALPGGLMVPNIKNVQNKGLEAIARERADLVAKTRGGGLSPDSMTGGTFTISNIGMMGVDKFTPIINPPEVAILGVGMTREVPVVKNGEIVIRPVATLCLAADHRLVDGADAAEFIAKLRDLIEDPDLFLL; this comes from the coding sequence ATGGCTTTTACGATTACCATGCCGAAGCTGGGATTGACCATGAACAGCGGTTCGGTGGCTGAATGGAAAAAACAGATAGGCGACCCCGTCAAAAAAGGCGAAATTCTCTACGTCGTCGCCACGGACAAACTGACCGTGGATGTGGAAAGCCCCGCTGACGGCGTACTGCTCGCCATTACGATCAAGGACGGCCAGGAAGTGCCCGTGGGCGACCCCATTGGCGCCATCGGCGAACCCGGCGAAAAGGTCGAGGGCGCGTCCGCTCCGGCTCCGGCCGCTGCCGCCGCTCCGGCTGCCGCGCCCACGGCAACGGCGGCTCCCGCGGCCCAGGCTCCCGCGGCCAGGACAGGGCATATCCCCTCTTCGCCCAAGGCCAAGAAAATCGCCCGCGAAAAGGGCATTGACCTCGCCACCGTCGCGCCCACCGGCCCCAACGGCTGGATCGTGGCGAAAGACGTGCTGGGAGCGCCTTCTTTCGCCGCGCCCAAGGCGTCCCCCGTGGCTGCGAAAATGGCCGCCGAGGCGGGTATCGCTCTCGCGTCCGTGGACGCTTCCGGCTCCCGCATCATGAAGGCGGACGTCGCGGCGGCCACGGCTCCGGCTGCCGCCGCCCCGGCGGGCGGCACGCGGCGCGTGCCCATGACCCAGATGCGCCGCGTCATCGGCGACCGCATGCTGGCCAGCACCAACTCCATCCCGTCGGTACACTATTTCGTGGACGTGGACATGACGGCGCTGAACGCCATGCGGGGAAACTGCAACGCGCGGCTCGGCAAAAAGGAAGGCGCGGTCAAGGTTTCGGTCAACGACATCCTGATGAAGTTCTGCGCCAAGCTTTTGCTTGACTGCCCGCTGCTCAACGGCTCGGTTGAGGCGGACGCCTTCATCATGCACGATTACGTCAACGTCGGGTTCGCCGTGGCGCTGCCCGGCGGGCTGATGGTGCCCAACATCAAGAACGTGCAGAACAAGGGGCTGGAAGCCATCGCCCGCGAACGCGCGGACCTGGTTGCCAAAACGCGCGGCGGCGGCCTGTCTCCGGACAGCATGACCGGCGGCACCTTCACCATCTCCAATATCGGCATGATGGGCGTGGACAAATTCACCCCCATCATCAACCCGCCGGAAGTGGCCATCCTCGGGGTGGGCATGACCAGGGAAGTGCCGGTCGTGAAAAACGGCGAGATCGTCATCCGCCCGGTGGCGACGCTGTGCCTCGCGGCGGACCACCGCCTGGTGGACGGCGCGGACGCGGCGGAATTCATCGCCAAACTGCGGGACCTCATTGAAGATCCCGATCTCTTCCTGCTGTAA
- the pdhD gene encoding Dihydrolipoyl dehydrogenase, which yields MSKRVIVIGAGPGGYVAAIRAAQFGATVTIIEKGNVGGTCLNVGCIPTKVLLHSAELFTAITHEGPSIGILADNVRFDWSAIMKRKASVVKRLVTGVAGLLRSNAITQVPGEAKIVAPNAVEVGGQRLEADAIIIAAGSVPAVPPIPGLDLPGVITSDGALALESLPQSIAIAGGGVIGVEFASVFASFGVKVTVVEMLPRILPNIDAEAAEILKKALVKKGVAFHTASKLQSVAQNGAGLRLQVETPAGPLTLDVDKLLVATGRRPNTGNLGLEALGVTMDRARIVTDERMQTNIPGVYAIGDCTSKIMLAHVAEHEGQIAAENIMGHDAVMDYKAVPSAIYTTPAVASVGMSEEDAVKAGYSVKVGRFPLVANGKSLIAGDTEGMIKIIADSHHDEILGMHIVGGPATDMIAEGGLALRLEATLDEIITTIHAHPTVSEAVAEAAMDAMGRVIHMPRSAR from the coding sequence ATGAGCAAACGAGTCATCGTCATCGGCGCGGGTCCGGGCGGGTATGTGGCGGCCATCAGGGCCGCCCAGTTCGGCGCGACCGTTACGATTATTGAAAAGGGCAACGTCGGCGGCACCTGCCTGAACGTGGGCTGCATTCCCACCAAGGTGCTCCTGCATTCCGCCGAACTCTTCACCGCCATAACGCACGAGGGGCCGTCCATCGGCATCCTGGCGGACAATGTGCGCTTCGACTGGTCCGCCATCATGAAGCGCAAAGCCTCGGTGGTAAAACGCCTGGTGACGGGCGTCGCGGGGCTCTTGCGCTCCAACGCCATAACCCAGGTGCCCGGGGAAGCCAAAATAGTGGCCCCGAACGCCGTGGAAGTCGGCGGCCAGCGGCTGGAAGCGGACGCCATCATCATCGCGGCCGGTTCCGTTCCGGCGGTACCGCCCATTCCGGGACTGGACCTGCCGGGCGTCATCACCTCCGACGGCGCCCTTGCCCTTGAGTCGCTGCCCCAAAGCATCGCCATCGCGGGCGGCGGCGTCATCGGGGTGGAATTCGCCTCGGTGTTCGCGTCCTTCGGGGTCAAGGTCACGGTGGTTGAAATGCTGCCCCGCATCCTGCCCAACATCGATGCGGAAGCGGCGGAAATCCTGAAAAAAGCCCTGGTCAAAAAGGGCGTGGCCTTCCATACCGCCTCCAAGCTTCAGTCCGTTGCCCAAAACGGCGCCGGGCTCCGGCTGCAGGTGGAAACGCCCGCCGGGCCGCTCACGCTCGACGTGGACAAGCTCCTGGTCGCTACCGGCCGCCGCCCCAACACGGGGAACCTCGGCCTGGAAGCGCTCGGCGTGACCATGGACAGGGCGCGCATCGTAACCGACGAACGCATGCAAACGAACATTCCGGGCGTCTACGCCATCGGCGACTGCACCAGCAAAATCATGCTGGCGCACGTGGCCGAGCACGAAGGCCAGATCGCGGCCGAGAACATCATGGGGCATGACGCGGTCATGGATTACAAGGCCGTGCCCTCCGCCATCTACACCACCCCCGCCGTTGCGTCCGTGGGCATGAGCGAGGAAGACGCGGTCAAGGCCGGGTACTCCGTCAAGGTCGGCCGGTTCCCGCTTGTGGCGAACGGCAAAAGTCTCATTGCCGGGGACACGGAAGGCATGATAAAAATTATCGCAGACTCTCACCACGACGAGATCCTCGGCATGCACATTGTCGGCGGCCCGGCCACCGACATGATAGCCGAGGGAGGACTTGCGTTGCGGTTGGAGGCCACGCTGGACGAGATCATCACGACCATCCACGCGCACCCGACGGTTTCCGAAGCCGTCGCGGAAGCGGCGATGGACGCGATGGGCCGGGTCATCCACATGCCCCGGTCCGCCCGGTAA